Proteins from a single region of Ziziphus jujuba cultivar Dongzao chromosome 1, ASM3175591v1:
- the LOC107420218 gene encoding ubiquitin domain-containing protein 7SL RNA2, with translation MDVIFEPQRRERFSIEVGFFDSVLEIKEKIQKYHNIPISNQTLIFNTQVLQDDHDVAYYEILQNSIVHLIIASDHDNNIPTNSNTIQDSSSSINKIQLALKIPTSKIHVLVEMDANDTIGTLKEKIQETEGVPVSRLALHSGGTELHDHRCLRDCELSDNAEIEVSIRHSQTTVSAQAGTAVGPKKLRVMVLPKCGTKKIPVEVNANDSVGELRKELQRLHQKLHFHLPQEGYFFIYKQNVMDDDKSFRWHHVAQGDTIEIFNGSITGGS, from the coding sequence atggATGTTATTTTCGAGCCCCAAAGAAGGGAACGCTTCTCCATTGAAGTGGGTTTTTTCGACTCGGTGCTGGAGATCAAAGAAAAGATTCAAAAATACCACAACATACCCATTTCCAACCAAACCCTAATCTTCAATACCCAAGTCCTCCAAGACGACCACGACGTCGCTTACTACGAAATCCTCCAGAACTCTATTGTCCACCTCATCATCGCCTCCGACCATGACAACAACATTCCCACCAATTCCAACACCATCCAAGATTCTTCAAGCTCCATTAACAAAATTCAACTCGCCCTCAAAATTCCCACCTCCAAAATCCACGTCCTCGTTGAAATGGACGCAAACGACACCATCGGCACTCTCAAGGAGAAGATTCAAGAAACAGAAGGCGTACCGGTTAGCCGATTGGCGCTTCATTCCGGCGGTACCGAATTGCATGATCATCGCTGTTTGCGTGATTGCGAGCTCTCCGATAACGCGGAGATCGAGGTTAGTATTAGACATTCTCAGACTACGGTTTCTGCTCAAGCGGGGACAGcggtggggcccaaaaaactgAGGGTGATGGTGCTGCCGAAATGCGGGACTAAGAAGATTCCGGTGGAGGTGAATGCAAATGACAGTGTCGGGGAATTGAGGAAGGAGTTGCAGAGACTGCACCAGAAGCTTCACTTCCATCTTCCACAGGAGGGTTACTTTTTCATTTACAAGCAGAATGTGATGGACGACGACAAGTCGTTTCGTTGGCACCATGTTGCTCAGGGTGATACCATTGAGATCTTCAATGGAAGTATTACCGGTGGATCCTAA